Proteins encoded together in one Candidatus Lariskella endosymbiont of Epinotia ramella window:
- a CDS encoding IS982 family transposase, which yields MKKDITELYCFVDDFCKIYSAHEKSKLLPSFAQRNRLCSMSLSEMLTIVIMYHTSHSKNFKYFYKTYVEYLHKNDFPKAVSYNRFIALMTRLFMPLNILLHLLFGEKTGVYFMDSTPIKVCHAKRQSSNKVFKGIAKYSKSTMGYFYGFKLHLIINEKGEFVALQITKGNVDDRVPVPKLTKDLLGTVYVDKGYIKQNLFLNLYERGLKMVHSIRKNMQNKLMTLRDKILLRKQTIIETVFDYLKNKMNIEHTRHRSPINAFVNILAALVAYAFKKNKPSLNFNFHPL from the coding sequence ATGAAGAAAGATATAACAGAATTATATTGTTTTGTAGATGATTTTTGCAAAATTTATTCTGCGCATGAGAAGAGCAAGTTATTGCCGTCTTTTGCTCAGAGGAATCGTTTATGCTCAATGAGCCTTAGTGAAATGCTGACAATTGTGATAATGTATCACACATCGCATTCAAAGAATTTTAAGTATTTTTATAAAACATATGTGGAATATCTTCATAAGAATGATTTCCCAAAAGCTGTAAGCTATAATCGCTTTATTGCGCTGATGACAAGACTTTTTATGCCATTAAATATACTCCTGCACTTATTATTCGGCGAGAAAACAGGTGTGTATTTTATGGATTCTACGCCGATTAAAGTTTGTCACGCAAAAAGACAATCTAGTAATAAAGTTTTTAAAGGCATCGCCAAATATAGCAAGTCCACCATGGGTTATTTTTATGGATTTAAATTACATTTAATTATCAATGAAAAAGGCGAATTTGTTGCTTTGCAGATCACAAAAGGAAATGTAGATGATAGAGTCCCAGTTCCCAAATTAACAAAAGATTTGCTTGGTACAGTTTACGTAGATAAAGGCTATATAAAGCAAAATCTGTTTCTCAATTTGTATGAAAGAGGTCTTAAAATGGTGCATAGCATAAGAAAAAACATGCAAAACAAATTAATGACCCTCAGAGATAAAATTTTACTCCGAAAACAAACTATAATAGAAACTGTATTCGATTATTTAAAAAATAAAATGAATATCGAGCATACAAGGCACAGATCTCCTATTAACGCATTTGTTAATATTCTTGCTGCTCTTGTTGCTTATGCCTTCAAGAAAAACAAACCATCTTTAAATTTTAACTTTCATCCCTTGTAA
- a CDS encoding Rpn family recombination-promoting nuclease/putative transposase, which yields MSNDVNPRVDIAFKKLFGVEENKDLLMSLINAIVSKEDQVADIELLNPYNPRNFRNDKLSVLDIKARGNTGRRYNIEIQISDEADYDKRALYYWAKLYTEQLQKGADYSSLNKAIGIHILNFLSIPGVEKYHNVFHLREKENGFHYFDDIELHTIELNKFDITNAELKEFLPKIKTSLDKWVMFLSRYDLLAKDKLPKELDDPSLEKAIDVLEEMNFSKAERDAYEAHRKWLMIEANTLKKAQADSFAEGKIEGIAEGLEKGKIEGQLAEKMKIAKNLLLQGLDIDMIEHATGLSRTAILKLQKDEKNRD from the coding sequence ATGAGCAACGATGTTAATCCTAGAGTCGACATTGCATTCAAAAAATTGTTCGGAGTTGAGGAAAATAAAGATCTTCTGATGTCGCTGATTAATGCTATTGTCTCAAAGGAAGATCAGGTTGCAGATATCGAGCTTTTAAATCCATACAATCCAAGAAACTTCCGTAATGATAAGCTGTCTGTGCTTGATATAAAAGCCAGAGGCAACACTGGCAGACGTTATAATATTGAAATACAAATCAGTGATGAAGCAGACTATGATAAACGCGCCCTATATTACTGGGCAAAACTCTATACTGAGCAGCTACAAAAAGGTGCCGATTATTCATCTCTCAATAAAGCAATTGGCATACATATTTTAAACTTTCTCAGCATTCCAGGAGTTGAAAAATATCACAATGTATTTCATCTGCGTGAGAAAGAAAATGGCTTTCATTATTTTGACGACATAGAGCTGCATACAATCGAGCTAAATAAGTTTGATATAACGAACGCAGAACTTAAGGAATTTCTGCCGAAGATTAAAACTTCACTAGATAAGTGGGTAATGTTTTTATCACGTTATGATCTGCTAGCAAAGGATAAATTGCCTAAAGAATTAGATGATCCAAGCCTAGAGAAGGCAATTGATGTTTTAGAGGAGATGAATTTTTCTAAAGCGGAGCGTGATGCTTACGAAGCACATAGAAAATGGCTTATGATCGAAGCAAACACACTTAAAAAAGCACAAGCAGATAGCTTCGCTGAAGGGAAGATAGAAGGCATAGCTGAAGGTCTTGAGAAAGGTAAAATAGAAGGTCAGTTAGCAGAAAAGATGAAAATTGCTAAAAATCTCTTGTTGCAAGGACTGGATATAGATATGATTGAGCATGCAACCGGACTCTCTAGAACTGCTATATTAAAGCTGCAGAAAGATGAGAAGAACAGGGACTAG
- a CDS encoding IS256 family transposase gives MKTEKNKKINEAIDLLIEGGADLKTVLKQDGLIKELTKSILERALQAEMSEHLGYNKYDRSETENCRNGHYNKNLITENGSIELNIPRDREGKFAPVIVSKNQTRIDGLDQKIISLYAKGMSLSDIKIQLQELYGAEVSESLISRVTDDVIDEVRIWQSRPLEPLYPIVYFDCLIVKVRQDKQIINKSVYVALGIDLQGRKDILGLWISENEGSKFWLSNFTELKNRGLKDILIACSDNLTGMSEAICASYPKTEHQLCIVHQIRNSLKYVSYKDRKLLASDLKLIYSSATEDEAHLALESFDKKWSKRYPHIAKSWYNNWENLVIFLQYPESIRKIIYTTNAIESLNSQLRKVTRNKRVFPNDDSVFKVLYLTIDYITKKWTMPISNWNEAMAHFIIKFDGRI, from the coding sequence ATGAAGACAGAAAAGAATAAGAAAATAAATGAAGCGATAGATTTACTGATAGAAGGAGGAGCGGATTTAAAGACAGTACTGAAGCAGGATGGATTGATTAAGGAATTAACGAAGAGTATTTTGGAGAGAGCCTTGCAGGCAGAAATGTCTGAACACTTAGGTTATAACAAATATGATAGGTCTGAAACTGAGAATTGCAGGAATGGTCATTATAATAAGAATTTGATTACTGAGAATGGCAGTATCGAGTTAAATATTCCGCGAGATAGAGAAGGTAAATTTGCACCTGTAATTGTCTCCAAGAATCAAACAAGAATAGATGGTTTAGATCAAAAGATAATATCTCTGTATGCCAAGGGGATGAGTTTGTCTGATATCAAGATCCAATTACAAGAATTATATGGAGCAGAAGTTAGTGAGAGTTTAATTAGTAGGGTTACAGATGATGTAATTGATGAGGTTAGAATTTGGCAGAGTAGACCTCTTGAACCATTATATCCTATAGTATATTTTGATTGTTTAATAGTTAAGGTAAGGCAAGATAAACAGATAATTAATAAATCAGTATATGTTGCGCTGGGTATAGATTTACAGGGCCGGAAAGATATTTTAGGATTATGGATAAGTGAGAATGAAGGATCTAAATTCTGGCTTAGTAATTTTACTGAATTGAAGAATCGAGGATTAAAAGATATATTAATTGCCTGTAGTGATAACCTGACTGGTATGTCTGAAGCTATATGCGCAAGTTATCCCAAAACTGAGCATCAGCTTTGTATAGTACATCAAATTAGAAATAGCCTGAAGTATGTATCATATAAAGACAGAAAATTATTGGCATCAGATTTAAAGCTTATTTATAGCTCTGCTACTGAAGATGAAGCGCATCTTGCCCTAGAATCTTTTGATAAGAAATGGAGTAAACGATATCCACATATAGCAAAATCCTGGTATAATAATTGGGAGAATCTTGTAATATTTCTGCAATATCCAGAGAGTATCCGTAAGATAATTTACACTACAAATGCTATAGAATCGCTGAATAGTCAGTTGAGAAAAGTTACAAGAAATAAGCGTGTTTTCCCAAATGATGATTCGGTATTCAAGGTTTTATACCTAACGATTGATTATATTACCAAAAAATGGACCATGCCTATCTCTAACTGGAATGAAGCTATGGCTCATTTTATAATCAAATTTGATGGTAGAATTTAA
- a CDS encoding Rpn family recombination-promoting nuclease/putative transposase, with amino-acid sequence MPDKKIKSNAYHDRFFKDAISHKRTAQEFLKTYLPRDILEKVDLGSIEHKKESFIDNDLDDGIVDVLFSVALKNGEPGYLYLLTEQQTRQEHFMTFRLWKYVLRIMEHHLRQHPRTKKLPYVMPLVLYTGQEPYKAPYSFFDLFHDSEFARRLLSSKFEVIELNKISDEDLKEELFSGIMQLMLKNIRLPNILPLLQNISSLLSRINKENSVYTRSIILYILERGESKDPEKIIKFLSETFVDKQEEIMTIADQLMEKGRLEGIEKGIEKGMEKGMEKGMEKGRIEIAKNLLLQGLDISIIENATGLSKSDLAKLQKEVKTTH; translated from the coding sequence ATGCCAGATAAAAAGATTAAGTCTAATGCCTATCATGATAGGTTTTTCAAAGACGCAATATCGCATAAAAGAACAGCCCAAGAGTTTTTGAAAACATATTTGCCACGTGATATACTAGAAAAAGTAGATCTAGGATCTATAGAACATAAAAAAGAAAGTTTTATAGATAATGATTTAGATGATGGCATCGTAGATGTTTTATTTTCTGTTGCACTAAAAAATGGTGAGCCAGGATATCTTTATTTATTGACTGAGCAACAAACTCGCCAAGAGCACTTTATGACATTTAGGCTTTGGAAATATGTGCTTAGAATCATGGAACATCACTTAAGGCAGCACCCAAGAACTAAGAAGTTACCGTATGTAATGCCGCTTGTTCTTTATACTGGGCAAGAACCTTACAAAGCGCCGTACAGTTTTTTTGATTTATTTCATGATTCTGAGTTTGCAAGAAGGTTACTGAGTAGTAAATTTGAAGTAATAGAATTAAACAAGATATCAGATGAAGATCTAAAGGAGGAGTTGTTTAGCGGAATAATGCAGCTTATGCTGAAGAATATCAGGTTACCTAATATTTTACCGCTCTTACAAAATATATCGTCTCTTCTTTCAAGAATTAATAAAGAAAATTCTGTTTATACAAGAAGCATAATTTTGTATATTCTAGAGCGTGGAGAGTCAAAAGATCCAGAAAAGATTATTAAGTTTTTAAGTGAAACATTTGTAGATAAGCAAGAGGAAATTATGACAATAGCTGATCAATTGATGGAGAAAGGTAGACTTGAAGGTATAGAGAAAGGTATAGAGAAAGGTATGGAGAAAGGTATGGAGAAAGGTATGGAGAAAGGACGCATTGAAATTGCAAAGAATCTTTTA